The following are from one region of the Candidatus Poribacteria bacterium genome:
- a CDS encoding (2Fe-2S) ferredoxin domain-containing protein, with translation MRTDRIESSPKLASKRRVLMHILVCKGCCCGVTEKRKPAVPAEWLIQEWRNRRLAPSITLTISEGCLGPCDLANVICITSPDGVVWLGQIELHLHYERLVDWAEAVAQTDALLPLPSAFDSHRFDRFRSS, from the coding sequence ATGAGAACAGATAGAATCGAATCGTCGCCTAAGCTGGCATCAAAGCGGCGTGTCTTAATGCATATATTGGTCTGTAAGGGGTGTTGTTGTGGCGTGACAGAGAAACGGAAACCGGCTGTACCGGCTGAGTGGCTCATACAGGAGTGGCGGAACAGACGACTGGCCCCTTCAATAACATTGACAATCAGCGAAGGCTGCCTTGGGCCATGCGATCTCGCAAATGTCATCTGTATCACATCACCGGACGGTGTCGTGTGGTTAGGACAGATAGAACTCCATCTACACTATGAGCGACTCGTGGATTGGGCGGAAGCCGTGGCGCAAACAGATGCACTACTTCCGTTGCCTTCAGCTTTTGATAGTCACCGTTTTGATCGGTTTCGATCTTCCTAA
- a CDS encoding GTP-binding protein, which yields MLNNQVPVTVLTGFLGSGKTTLLNRILTENHGKRIAVIENEFGEIGVDNDLVIGAEEEIFEMNNGCICCTVRGDLIRILGNLMKRRDKFDYIMVETTGLADPGPVAQTFFMDTEMKEKLQLDSVTTLVDAKHIWQHIDDSDEAREQIAFADVILLNKIDLVTEGELDQLEARIRSMNSAAKVYRTKDAVVEMDKILNVGGFDLDRAMEVDPQFMEPEYPFEWGGVYNLSVGTHELVLQEGPDPTMKVALVPVSASTDAALSAAVEPVVMVFSDDEHELSVGGTLQPSGQLIALNLTADELRFDVQIGRSGAYALFTEHHPDEFQAQLFGSGALVKPVVEREFKPDHEHDDEVTSVGITTPGDLDPNRLDAWISGLLMTKGVDIFRMKGILSIKGQSNRFVFQGVHMLFDGRPDRPWGIEPRYNSLIFIGRNLDRTELTEGFEACLA from the coding sequence ATGCTAAACAATCAAGTCCCCGTCACTGTATTGACGGGCTTTTTGGGGTCTGGTAAAACCACGCTTCTCAACCGTATTCTCACCGAAAACCATGGTAAACGTATCGCCGTCATCGAAAACGAGTTTGGCGAGATCGGCGTCGATAATGATTTGGTCATCGGCGCGGAAGAAGAGATTTTCGAGATGAACAATGGGTGCATCTGCTGCACCGTGCGCGGTGATCTCATCCGTATTTTGGGGAATCTGATGAAGCGTCGCGATAAGTTTGACTACATCATGGTCGAAACCACTGGGCTTGCGGACCCCGGGCCAGTTGCTCAGACGTTCTTCATGGATACCGAAATGAAGGAGAAACTGCAACTGGATTCCGTCACGACATTGGTTGATGCCAAACACATCTGGCAGCACATCGATGACAGCGACGAGGCGCGTGAACAGATTGCCTTTGCAGATGTCATTTTGTTGAACAAGATTGACCTTGTGACCGAGGGAGAGTTAGATCAACTGGAAGCCAGAATTCGCAGCATGAACAGTGCGGCGAAGGTTTATCGAACGAAAGACGCCGTGGTTGAAATGGACAAGATTCTCAATGTCGGCGGATTCGATCTGGACCGGGCGATGGAGGTTGACCCACAGTTTATGGAACCGGAGTATCCCTTTGAATGGGGTGGTGTTTATAACCTTTCGGTAGGCACGCATGAACTGGTTCTTCAAGAAGGTCCTGACCCGACGATGAAAGTCGCGTTGGTGCCCGTAAGTGCGTCAACCGATGCCGCTTTGAGTGCTGCTGTTGAACCAGTCGTTATGGTTTTCTCCGATGATGAGCATGAACTTTCGGTGGGTGGCACGCTTCAACCGAGCGGACAGCTCATTGCGTTGAATCTCACAGCGGACGAATTACGCTTTGACGTGCAGATCGGCCGCTCTGGTGCTTACGCGCTGTTTACCGAGCATCACCCCGACGAATTTCAGGCACAACTCTTTGGCAGCGGTGCCCTTGTTAAGCCAGTTGTTGAACGCGAATTTAAACCAGACCACGAACATGATGACGAAGTCACATCGGTCGGCATCACAACCCCCGGCGACCTTGACCCCAATCGGTTGGACGCTTGGATTAGTGGGCTGCTTATGACAAAAGGTGTTGACATCTTCCGCATGAAAGGTATTCTGAGCATCAAGGGGCAGTCAAACCGATTCGTCTTCCAAGGTGTTCATATGCTCTTCGATGGTCGTCCCGACCGCCCGTGGGGCATTGAACCGCGCTACAATAGCCTCATCTTCATCGGACGCAACCTTGACCGGACCGAATTGACTGAGGGGTTTGAAGCATGTCTCGCTTGA
- a CDS encoding WD40 repeat domain-containing protein, whose product MSRLNDLRNRFVQPSQLRENWTATLSDHVIDLAWSPDGKYIAAASVLGPVTIFEGRRQSVIHAFEGHEFGTMSIAWRPDSKVLASAGQDGKIRLWDMTSGKATHSLDGGAAWVEHLAWSGGKKSILVSAAGRKLKLWNADGDLVREYPEHQSTISGVQWKPRVRQFASSAYGGITLWDPQQAEAVRRLEWRGSSLVIEWSPDGKYVATGDQDSTVHFWIIATGDDLQMSGYQTKVRELSWDATSRYLATGGSQEVTVWDCSGRGPAGTRPISLSGHQDFLSVVRFQHRGKLLASGGADGLVYVWQLRGSFGSQAVHRAVLTAGVTSLVWAPNDRYIAVGDESGGVSVFSIS is encoded by the coding sequence ATGTCTCGCTTGAACGACCTGAGGAACCGCTTTGTCCAGCCCTCTCAACTGCGCGAAAATTGGACCGCAACCCTCAGCGACCACGTCATTGATCTGGCGTGGTCCCCTGATGGGAAATACATCGCTGCCGCGTCGGTTCTCGGTCCGGTGACAATTTTTGAAGGTCGGCGTCAATCGGTTATCCATGCCTTTGAAGGGCATGAATTCGGCACAATGTCAATCGCGTGGCGTCCAGACAGCAAGGTGCTTGCAAGCGCAGGACAAGATGGGAAAATTCGGTTGTGGGATATGACAAGTGGCAAAGCGACCCATTCGCTTGACGGGGGCGCAGCATGGGTTGAGCATCTGGCTTGGAGTGGCGGCAAAAAATCGATACTCGTCTCTGCCGCGGGTCGTAAGTTGAAGCTCTGGAACGCTGACGGCGATCTTGTTCGCGAATATCCCGAGCATCAAAGCACGATTTCTGGTGTCCAATGGAAACCGCGTGTAAGACAATTTGCCTCGAGTGCCTACGGCGGCATCACCCTGTGGGACCCGCAACAGGCGGAAGCCGTCCGCCGATTGGAATGGAGAGGCTCATCACTGGTGATTGAGTGGAGTCCTGACGGCAAATACGTCGCCACTGGAGATCAAGATTCGACCGTACATTTCTGGATTATAGCTACCGGTGACGACTTACAAATGTCTGGCTATCAGACGAAAGTGCGAGAACTCTCGTGGGATGCCACGAGTCGATACTTGGCTACAGGAGGCAGTCAGGAAGTTACGGTGTGGGATTGTTCCGGTCGTGGACCGGCGGGTACCAGACCCATTTCGCTTTCCGGGCATCAGGATTTTCTCAGTGTTGTGCGTTTTCAACATCGCGGAAAATTGCTGGCCTCAGGCGGTGCCGATGGTCTGGTCTACGTCTGGCAATTGCGCGGCAGCTTCGGTTCTCAGGCGGTTCATAGAGCCGTTCTGACAGCAGGGGTCACAAGCCTCGTTTGGGCACCGAATGACCGGTATATTGCTGTTGGTGACGAGTCGGGTGGGGTGAGCGTTTTTTCCATAAGTTAA